In Pungitius pungitius chromosome 2, fPunPun2.1, whole genome shotgun sequence, a single window of DNA contains:
- the mcm10 gene encoding protein MCM10 homolog isoform X3, which produces MDSEDDLDMLTALLAESEGVEEAQATHEQAGDDLDGLFDADNNEEFDEGVEEEGPDVGTEEAVSELFGEVDDIENEEKEAKIKESVGEACESLNRSREDLQDELRRMQEQMQRLQQQLEASQKVSPSSSAPVQTAGSSSGPKPKTTKLTPPRPPTFKQTSAKPASTTQKARTPAAAKSSSTPVRQGALKAKESSDFSDMLNNADSFKRKPRVAHHTKPNTPPDRGPLMEIKIGGTFLPVEAASQSRAAPAASTGTPKHSSLPPLPKDVGVEKYSGLRLRKPRVSSCEMDRKMADRRLIRLSQVPERLAREKLEDSDWVTFAVLVNKVTPQSNSSGKTFSIWKLSDLHNLEVFVSLLLFGEVHKEHWKTEPGTVLGLLNPNPMKQKEGYDGVSLTVDHPQKLLLMGEAQDYGNCQAMKKNGDPCSQIVNMFECQYCQYHVKAQYKQMSSKRSELQSAFSGKAPNKFKAKGSNLRERLCQDGFYYGGVSSAACATSLSVGKPNKPVQKTLDKLFVKGSAQHVSQAKRLAMRSGEVAGCSNEFKSLMSAPTPGALQLKKHLVQGGQSVSKDASPVQSITASDLLKQQKQMQREFLLNRRRRADDVQKGALPHSAGPSPNTPSSSMGREALMSPKAAAEVPRATQSPAAPHGPTLGRGFSEGEDILFFENSAPPPPPAPAALSLSGAKLTALKKLKAKGTGLEKEDPNAVKRKRSTDGKINARVEKNLTSPNGGQSGNDEEEPALKRKREQLRYIQSEEFQKILNAKSRHDAALQAAEYQLQESYFDPRVKKEQMEEKMKAIREMKCRAVTCKKCSYTYFKPADRCVEENHNLRWHDATKRFFKCPCGQRAIALDRLPNKTCGNCGLFKWERDGMLQEKKGPKIAGELLQPRGEEHGKFLNSMK; this is translated from the exons ATGGACA GTGAGGATGACCTGGACATGTTGACGGCGCTGCTGGCTGAGAGTGAGGGAGTGGAAGAAGCACAGGCCACTCATGAGCAGGCAGGCGACGACTTGGACGGACTGTTTGACGCAGACAACAATGAGGAGTTTGACGAGGGCGTCGAGGAAGAAGGGCCCGATGTGGGGACGGAGGAGGCCGTGTCGGAGCTCTTCGGGGAGGTGGATGACATTGAAAATGAAGAGAAGGAagctaaaataaaagaaagtgtTGGAGAAGCCTGCGAGAGCTTGAACAGGTCCAGGGAGGATTTACAAG ACGAGCTGAGGCGCATGCAGGAGCAGATGCAGCggttgcagcagcagcttgaggCAAGCCAGAAAGTTTCCCCCTCGTCTTCCGCTCCGGTCCAGACTGCAGGGAGCTCGTCTGGTCCCAAACCAAAGACAACCAAACTGACGCCCCCTCGGCCGCCGACCTTCAAACAGACCTCAGCTAAACCGGCTTCTACCACACAGAAGGCCAGGACACCAGCAG CAGCAAAATCTTCATCAACTCCAGTCAGGCAAGGAGCTCTGAAGGCCAAGGAGTCCTCTGATTTTTCGGATATGCTGAACAATGCCGATTCCTTCAAACGTAAACCGAGAGTAGCTCACCATACCAAACCCAACACACCTCCAG ACCGAGGTCCACTGATGGAGATAAAGATTGGAGGAACCTTCCTGCCAGTGGAAGCAGCCTCTCAAAGCagagctgctccagctgcatcAACAGGAACGCCTAAacattcttctcttcctcccctccccaaaGATGTGGGTGTTGAGAAATACTCAGGACTGCGGCTCAG AAAACCACGCGTCTCGTCATGCGAGATGGACCGCAAGATGGCCGACCGGCGTCTGATCCGTCTGTCACAGGTGCCGGAGCGGTTGGCTCGAGAGAAGCTGGAGGACAGTGACTGGGTGACCTTTGCTGTGCTGGTCAACAAGGTTACACCACAAAGCAACAGCAGT GGCAAAACCTTCAGCATCTGGAAGCTGAGCGACCTCCATAACCTGgaagtgtttgtgtctctgctgctgtttggtgaAGTCCACAAAGAGCACTGGAAGACGGAGCCGGGCACCGTCCTCGGTCTCCTCAACCCGAACCCCATGAAGCAGAAGGAGGGGTACGACGGG GTGAGCCTGACCGTGGATCACCcacagaagctgctgctgatgggTGAAGCTCAGGACTACGGCAACTGCCAGGCCATGAAGAAGAACGGAGACCCCTGCTCTCAGATTGTCAACATG TTCGAATGCCAGTACTGTCAGTATCACGTCAAGGCCCAGTACAAACAGATGAGCTCGAAGAGGTCCGAGCTGCAGTCCGCGTTTTCCGGCAAAGCTCCCAACAAGTTCAAGGCGAAGGGCAGCAACCTGCGGGAGCGCCTGTGTCAGGACGGCTTCTACTACGGCGGCGTGTCGTCGGCCGCCTGCGCCACGTCCCT ATCGGTGGGCAAACCCAACAAACCCGTCCAGAAGACACTGGACAAGCTGTTTGTGAAGGGCTCCGCTCAGCATGTCAGTCAGGCCAAGAGGCTGG CCATGCGGTCCGGTGAAGTTGCAGGTTGTTCAAATGAATTTAAGAGCTTGATGTCGGCGCCGACTCCCGGAgctctgcagctgaagaagcACTTGGTACAGGGTGGCCAATCAG TCTCCAAAGATGCAAGTCCAGTTCAGTCGATCACAGCCTCGGACCTGCTGAAGCAGCAGAAACAGATGCAGCGGGAGTTTCTGCTGAATCGGCGGCGGAGGGCAGACGACGTCCAGAAGGGGGCGCTGCCGCACTCAGCTGGTCCCAGCCCCAACACGCCGTCCTCCTCGATGGGCCGGGAGGCTCTGATGTCCCCAAAAGCAGCCGCCGAGGTCCCAAGAGCCACGCAGAGCCCCGCGGCCCCCCACGGCCCCACCCTGGGCCGAGGCTTCTCCGAGGGTGAAGACATCCTCTTCTTCGAGAACAgcgctccgccgccgccgcctgcccCCGCCGCGCTCAGCCTATCGGGCGCCAAGCTGACCGCTCTGAAGAAGCTGAAAGCTAAAGGGACGGGGCTCGAAAAGGAAGACCCCAACGCtgtgaagagaaagaggagtACCGACGGCAAGATCAACGCCCGGGTCGAGAAGAATCTCACCTCTCCCAATG GCGGACAGTCCGGTAACGACGAAGAGGAACCGGCGCTGAAGAGGAAGCGAGAACAGCTGCGCTACATCCAGTCAGAGGAGTTTCAGAAGATCCTCAACGCCAAgtcccgccacgacgccgcactGCAGGCG gcagAGTACCAGCTGCAGGAGAGCTACTTCGATCCGCGTGTGAAGaaggagcagatggaggagaagatgaaggccATCAGAGAGATGAAGTGTCGTGCTGTTACTTGTAAAAAG TGCAGTTACACCTACTTCAAGCCGGCAGACCGTTGTGTGGAGGAGAATCATAACCTGCGGTGGCACGATGCCACCAAACGTTTCTTCAAATGTCCCTGTGGACAGAGGGCCATCGCGCTGGACCGACTGCCCAACAAAACCTGCGG TAACTGCGGCCTGTTTAAATGGGAGCGCGATGGGATGCTGCAG gagAAAAAGGGACCAAAGATCGCCGGGGAGCTCCTGCAGCCTCGAGGAGAGGAGCACGGCAAGTTCCTCAACAGCATGAAGTGA
- the mcm10 gene encoding protein MCM10 homolog isoform X2, which yields MDSEDDLDMLTALLAESEGVEEAQATHEQAGDDLDGLFDADNNEEFDEGVEEEGPDVGTEEAVSELFGEVDDIENEEKEAKIKESVGEACESLNRSREDLQDELRRMQEQMQRLQQQLEASQKVSPSSSAPVQTAGSSSGPKPKTTKLTPPRPPTFKQTSAKPASTTQKARTPAAKSSSTPVRQGALKAKESSDFSDMLNNADSFKRKPRVAHHTKPNTPPEDRGPLMEIKIGGTFLPVEAASQSRAAPAASTGTPKHSSLPPLPKDVGVEKYSGLRLRKPRVSSCEMDRKMADRRLIRLSQVPERLAREKLEDSDWVTFAVLVNKVTPQSNSSGKTFSIWKLSDLHNLEVFVSLLLFGEVHKEHWKTEPGTVLGLLNPNPMKQKEGYDGVSLTVDHPQKLLLMGEAQDYGNCQAMKKNGDPCSQIVNMFECQYCQYHVKAQYKQMSSKRSELQSAFSGKAPNKFKAKGSNLRERLCQDGFYYGGVSSAACATSLSVGKPNKPVQKTLDKLFVKGSAQHVSQAKRLAMRSGEVAGCSNEFKSLMSAPTPGALQLKKHLVQGGQSVSKDASPVQSITASDLLKQQKQMQREFLLNRRRRADDVQKGALPHSAGPSPNTPSSSMGREALMSPKAAAEVPRATQSPAAPHGPTLGRGFSEGEDILFFENSAPPPPPAPAALSLSGAKLTALKKLKAKGTGLEKEDPNAVKRKRSTDGKINARVEKNLTSPNGGQSGNDEEEPALKRKREQLRYIQSEEFQKILNAKSRHDAALQAAEYQLQESYFDPRVKKEQMEEKMKAIREMKCRAVTCKKCSYTYFKPADRCVEENHNLRWHDATKRFFKCPCGQRAIALDRLPNKTCGNCGLFKWERDGMLQEKKGPKIAGELLQPRGEEHGKFLNSMK from the exons ATGGACA GTGAGGATGACCTGGACATGTTGACGGCGCTGCTGGCTGAGAGTGAGGGAGTGGAAGAAGCACAGGCCACTCATGAGCAGGCAGGCGACGACTTGGACGGACTGTTTGACGCAGACAACAATGAGGAGTTTGACGAGGGCGTCGAGGAAGAAGGGCCCGATGTGGGGACGGAGGAGGCCGTGTCGGAGCTCTTCGGGGAGGTGGATGACATTGAAAATGAAGAGAAGGAagctaaaataaaagaaagtgtTGGAGAAGCCTGCGAGAGCTTGAACAGGTCCAGGGAGGATTTACAAG ACGAGCTGAGGCGCATGCAGGAGCAGATGCAGCggttgcagcagcagcttgaggCAAGCCAGAAAGTTTCCCCCTCGTCTTCCGCTCCGGTCCAGACTGCAGGGAGCTCGTCTGGTCCCAAACCAAAGACAACCAAACTGACGCCCCCTCGGCCGCCGACCTTCAAACAGACCTCAGCTAAACCGGCTTCTACCACACAGAAGGCCAGGACACCAGCAG CAAAATCTTCATCAACTCCAGTCAGGCAAGGAGCTCTGAAGGCCAAGGAGTCCTCTGATTTTTCGGATATGCTGAACAATGCCGATTCCTTCAAACGTAAACCGAGAGTAGCTCACCATACCAAACCCAACACACCTCCAG AAGACCGAGGTCCACTGATGGAGATAAAGATTGGAGGAACCTTCCTGCCAGTGGAAGCAGCCTCTCAAAGCagagctgctccagctgcatcAACAGGAACGCCTAAacattcttctcttcctcccctccccaaaGATGTGGGTGTTGAGAAATACTCAGGACTGCGGCTCAG AAAACCACGCGTCTCGTCATGCGAGATGGACCGCAAGATGGCCGACCGGCGTCTGATCCGTCTGTCACAGGTGCCGGAGCGGTTGGCTCGAGAGAAGCTGGAGGACAGTGACTGGGTGACCTTTGCTGTGCTGGTCAACAAGGTTACACCACAAAGCAACAGCAGT GGCAAAACCTTCAGCATCTGGAAGCTGAGCGACCTCCATAACCTGgaagtgtttgtgtctctgctgctgtttggtgaAGTCCACAAAGAGCACTGGAAGACGGAGCCGGGCACCGTCCTCGGTCTCCTCAACCCGAACCCCATGAAGCAGAAGGAGGGGTACGACGGG GTGAGCCTGACCGTGGATCACCcacagaagctgctgctgatgggTGAAGCTCAGGACTACGGCAACTGCCAGGCCATGAAGAAGAACGGAGACCCCTGCTCTCAGATTGTCAACATG TTCGAATGCCAGTACTGTCAGTATCACGTCAAGGCCCAGTACAAACAGATGAGCTCGAAGAGGTCCGAGCTGCAGTCCGCGTTTTCCGGCAAAGCTCCCAACAAGTTCAAGGCGAAGGGCAGCAACCTGCGGGAGCGCCTGTGTCAGGACGGCTTCTACTACGGCGGCGTGTCGTCGGCCGCCTGCGCCACGTCCCT ATCGGTGGGCAAACCCAACAAACCCGTCCAGAAGACACTGGACAAGCTGTTTGTGAAGGGCTCCGCTCAGCATGTCAGTCAGGCCAAGAGGCTGG CCATGCGGTCCGGTGAAGTTGCAGGTTGTTCAAATGAATTTAAGAGCTTGATGTCGGCGCCGACTCCCGGAgctctgcagctgaagaagcACTTGGTACAGGGTGGCCAATCAG TCTCCAAAGATGCAAGTCCAGTTCAGTCGATCACAGCCTCGGACCTGCTGAAGCAGCAGAAACAGATGCAGCGGGAGTTTCTGCTGAATCGGCGGCGGAGGGCAGACGACGTCCAGAAGGGGGCGCTGCCGCACTCAGCTGGTCCCAGCCCCAACACGCCGTCCTCCTCGATGGGCCGGGAGGCTCTGATGTCCCCAAAAGCAGCCGCCGAGGTCCCAAGAGCCACGCAGAGCCCCGCGGCCCCCCACGGCCCCACCCTGGGCCGAGGCTTCTCCGAGGGTGAAGACATCCTCTTCTTCGAGAACAgcgctccgccgccgccgcctgcccCCGCCGCGCTCAGCCTATCGGGCGCCAAGCTGACCGCTCTGAAGAAGCTGAAAGCTAAAGGGACGGGGCTCGAAAAGGAAGACCCCAACGCtgtgaagagaaagaggagtACCGACGGCAAGATCAACGCCCGGGTCGAGAAGAATCTCACCTCTCCCAATG GCGGACAGTCCGGTAACGACGAAGAGGAACCGGCGCTGAAGAGGAAGCGAGAACAGCTGCGCTACATCCAGTCAGAGGAGTTTCAGAAGATCCTCAACGCCAAgtcccgccacgacgccgcactGCAGGCG gcagAGTACCAGCTGCAGGAGAGCTACTTCGATCCGCGTGTGAAGaaggagcagatggaggagaagatgaaggccATCAGAGAGATGAAGTGTCGTGCTGTTACTTGTAAAAAG TGCAGTTACACCTACTTCAAGCCGGCAGACCGTTGTGTGGAGGAGAATCATAACCTGCGGTGGCACGATGCCACCAAACGTTTCTTCAAATGTCCCTGTGGACAGAGGGCCATCGCGCTGGACCGACTGCCCAACAAAACCTGCGG TAACTGCGGCCTGTTTAAATGGGAGCGCGATGGGATGCTGCAG gagAAAAAGGGACCAAAGATCGCCGGGGAGCTCCTGCAGCCTCGAGGAGAGGAGCACGGCAAGTTCCTCAACAGCATGAAGTGA
- the mcm10 gene encoding protein MCM10 homolog isoform X4: MDSEDDLDMLTALLAESEGVEEAQATHEQAGDDLDGLFDADNNEEFDEGVEEEGPDVGTEEAVSELFGEVDDIENEEKEAKIKESVGEACESLNRSREDLQDELRRMQEQMQRLQQQLEASQKVSPSSSAPVQTAGSSSGPKPKTTKLTPPRPPTFKQTSAKPASTTQKARTPAVRQGALKAKESSDFSDMLNNADSFKRKPRVAHHTKPNTPPEDRGPLMEIKIGGTFLPVEAASQSRAAPAASTGTPKHSSLPPLPKDVGVEKYSGLRLRKPRVSSCEMDRKMADRRLIRLSQVPERLAREKLEDSDWVTFAVLVNKVTPQSNSSGKTFSIWKLSDLHNLEVFVSLLLFGEVHKEHWKTEPGTVLGLLNPNPMKQKEGYDGVSLTVDHPQKLLLMGEAQDYGNCQAMKKNGDPCSQIVNMFECQYCQYHVKAQYKQMSSKRSELQSAFSGKAPNKFKAKGSNLRERLCQDGFYYGGVSSAACATSLSVGKPNKPVQKTLDKLFVKGSAQHVSQAKRLAMRSGEVAGCSNEFKSLMSAPTPGALQLKKHLVQGGQSVSKDASPVQSITASDLLKQQKQMQREFLLNRRRRADDVQKGALPHSAGPSPNTPSSSMGREALMSPKAAAEVPRATQSPAAPHGPTLGRGFSEGEDILFFENSAPPPPPAPAALSLSGAKLTALKKLKAKGTGLEKEDPNAVKRKRSTDGKINARVEKNLTSPNGGQSGNDEEEPALKRKREQLRYIQSEEFQKILNAKSRHDAALQAAEYQLQESYFDPRVKKEQMEEKMKAIREMKCRAVTCKKCSYTYFKPADRCVEENHNLRWHDATKRFFKCPCGQRAIALDRLPNKTCGNCGLFKWERDGMLQEKKGPKIAGELLQPRGEEHGKFLNSMK, from the exons ATGGACA GTGAGGATGACCTGGACATGTTGACGGCGCTGCTGGCTGAGAGTGAGGGAGTGGAAGAAGCACAGGCCACTCATGAGCAGGCAGGCGACGACTTGGACGGACTGTTTGACGCAGACAACAATGAGGAGTTTGACGAGGGCGTCGAGGAAGAAGGGCCCGATGTGGGGACGGAGGAGGCCGTGTCGGAGCTCTTCGGGGAGGTGGATGACATTGAAAATGAAGAGAAGGAagctaaaataaaagaaagtgtTGGAGAAGCCTGCGAGAGCTTGAACAGGTCCAGGGAGGATTTACAAG ACGAGCTGAGGCGCATGCAGGAGCAGATGCAGCggttgcagcagcagcttgaggCAAGCCAGAAAGTTTCCCCCTCGTCTTCCGCTCCGGTCCAGACTGCAGGGAGCTCGTCTGGTCCCAAACCAAAGACAACCAAACTGACGCCCCCTCGGCCGCCGACCTTCAAACAGACCTCAGCTAAACCGGCTTCTACCACACAGAAGGCCAGGACACCAGCAG TCAGGCAAGGAGCTCTGAAGGCCAAGGAGTCCTCTGATTTTTCGGATATGCTGAACAATGCCGATTCCTTCAAACGTAAACCGAGAGTAGCTCACCATACCAAACCCAACACACCTCCAG AAGACCGAGGTCCACTGATGGAGATAAAGATTGGAGGAACCTTCCTGCCAGTGGAAGCAGCCTCTCAAAGCagagctgctccagctgcatcAACAGGAACGCCTAAacattcttctcttcctcccctccccaaaGATGTGGGTGTTGAGAAATACTCAGGACTGCGGCTCAG AAAACCACGCGTCTCGTCATGCGAGATGGACCGCAAGATGGCCGACCGGCGTCTGATCCGTCTGTCACAGGTGCCGGAGCGGTTGGCTCGAGAGAAGCTGGAGGACAGTGACTGGGTGACCTTTGCTGTGCTGGTCAACAAGGTTACACCACAAAGCAACAGCAGT GGCAAAACCTTCAGCATCTGGAAGCTGAGCGACCTCCATAACCTGgaagtgtttgtgtctctgctgctgtttggtgaAGTCCACAAAGAGCACTGGAAGACGGAGCCGGGCACCGTCCTCGGTCTCCTCAACCCGAACCCCATGAAGCAGAAGGAGGGGTACGACGGG GTGAGCCTGACCGTGGATCACCcacagaagctgctgctgatgggTGAAGCTCAGGACTACGGCAACTGCCAGGCCATGAAGAAGAACGGAGACCCCTGCTCTCAGATTGTCAACATG TTCGAATGCCAGTACTGTCAGTATCACGTCAAGGCCCAGTACAAACAGATGAGCTCGAAGAGGTCCGAGCTGCAGTCCGCGTTTTCCGGCAAAGCTCCCAACAAGTTCAAGGCGAAGGGCAGCAACCTGCGGGAGCGCCTGTGTCAGGACGGCTTCTACTACGGCGGCGTGTCGTCGGCCGCCTGCGCCACGTCCCT ATCGGTGGGCAAACCCAACAAACCCGTCCAGAAGACACTGGACAAGCTGTTTGTGAAGGGCTCCGCTCAGCATGTCAGTCAGGCCAAGAGGCTGG CCATGCGGTCCGGTGAAGTTGCAGGTTGTTCAAATGAATTTAAGAGCTTGATGTCGGCGCCGACTCCCGGAgctctgcagctgaagaagcACTTGGTACAGGGTGGCCAATCAG TCTCCAAAGATGCAAGTCCAGTTCAGTCGATCACAGCCTCGGACCTGCTGAAGCAGCAGAAACAGATGCAGCGGGAGTTTCTGCTGAATCGGCGGCGGAGGGCAGACGACGTCCAGAAGGGGGCGCTGCCGCACTCAGCTGGTCCCAGCCCCAACACGCCGTCCTCCTCGATGGGCCGGGAGGCTCTGATGTCCCCAAAAGCAGCCGCCGAGGTCCCAAGAGCCACGCAGAGCCCCGCGGCCCCCCACGGCCCCACCCTGGGCCGAGGCTTCTCCGAGGGTGAAGACATCCTCTTCTTCGAGAACAgcgctccgccgccgccgcctgcccCCGCCGCGCTCAGCCTATCGGGCGCCAAGCTGACCGCTCTGAAGAAGCTGAAAGCTAAAGGGACGGGGCTCGAAAAGGAAGACCCCAACGCtgtgaagagaaagaggagtACCGACGGCAAGATCAACGCCCGGGTCGAGAAGAATCTCACCTCTCCCAATG GCGGACAGTCCGGTAACGACGAAGAGGAACCGGCGCTGAAGAGGAAGCGAGAACAGCTGCGCTACATCCAGTCAGAGGAGTTTCAGAAGATCCTCAACGCCAAgtcccgccacgacgccgcactGCAGGCG gcagAGTACCAGCTGCAGGAGAGCTACTTCGATCCGCGTGTGAAGaaggagcagatggaggagaagatgaaggccATCAGAGAGATGAAGTGTCGTGCTGTTACTTGTAAAAAG TGCAGTTACACCTACTTCAAGCCGGCAGACCGTTGTGTGGAGGAGAATCATAACCTGCGGTGGCACGATGCCACCAAACGTTTCTTCAAATGTCCCTGTGGACAGAGGGCCATCGCGCTGGACCGACTGCCCAACAAAACCTGCGG TAACTGCGGCCTGTTTAAATGGGAGCGCGATGGGATGCTGCAG gagAAAAAGGGACCAAAGATCGCCGGGGAGCTCCTGCAGCCTCGAGGAGAGGAGCACGGCAAGTTCCTCAACAGCATGAAGTGA
- the mcm10 gene encoding protein MCM10 homolog isoform X1, translating into MDSEDDLDMLTALLAESEGVEEAQATHEQAGDDLDGLFDADNNEEFDEGVEEEGPDVGTEEAVSELFGEVDDIENEEKEAKIKESVGEACESLNRSREDLQDELRRMQEQMQRLQQQLEASQKVSPSSSAPVQTAGSSSGPKPKTTKLTPPRPPTFKQTSAKPASTTQKARTPAAAKSSSTPVRQGALKAKESSDFSDMLNNADSFKRKPRVAHHTKPNTPPEDRGPLMEIKIGGTFLPVEAASQSRAAPAASTGTPKHSSLPPLPKDVGVEKYSGLRLRKPRVSSCEMDRKMADRRLIRLSQVPERLAREKLEDSDWVTFAVLVNKVTPQSNSSGKTFSIWKLSDLHNLEVFVSLLLFGEVHKEHWKTEPGTVLGLLNPNPMKQKEGYDGVSLTVDHPQKLLLMGEAQDYGNCQAMKKNGDPCSQIVNMFECQYCQYHVKAQYKQMSSKRSELQSAFSGKAPNKFKAKGSNLRERLCQDGFYYGGVSSAACATSLSVGKPNKPVQKTLDKLFVKGSAQHVSQAKRLAMRSGEVAGCSNEFKSLMSAPTPGALQLKKHLVQGGQSVSKDASPVQSITASDLLKQQKQMQREFLLNRRRRADDVQKGALPHSAGPSPNTPSSSMGREALMSPKAAAEVPRATQSPAAPHGPTLGRGFSEGEDILFFENSAPPPPPAPAALSLSGAKLTALKKLKAKGTGLEKEDPNAVKRKRSTDGKINARVEKNLTSPNGGQSGNDEEEPALKRKREQLRYIQSEEFQKILNAKSRHDAALQAAEYQLQESYFDPRVKKEQMEEKMKAIREMKCRAVTCKKCSYTYFKPADRCVEENHNLRWHDATKRFFKCPCGQRAIALDRLPNKTCGNCGLFKWERDGMLQEKKGPKIAGELLQPRGEEHGKFLNSMK; encoded by the exons ATGGACA GTGAGGATGACCTGGACATGTTGACGGCGCTGCTGGCTGAGAGTGAGGGAGTGGAAGAAGCACAGGCCACTCATGAGCAGGCAGGCGACGACTTGGACGGACTGTTTGACGCAGACAACAATGAGGAGTTTGACGAGGGCGTCGAGGAAGAAGGGCCCGATGTGGGGACGGAGGAGGCCGTGTCGGAGCTCTTCGGGGAGGTGGATGACATTGAAAATGAAGAGAAGGAagctaaaataaaagaaagtgtTGGAGAAGCCTGCGAGAGCTTGAACAGGTCCAGGGAGGATTTACAAG ACGAGCTGAGGCGCATGCAGGAGCAGATGCAGCggttgcagcagcagcttgaggCAAGCCAGAAAGTTTCCCCCTCGTCTTCCGCTCCGGTCCAGACTGCAGGGAGCTCGTCTGGTCCCAAACCAAAGACAACCAAACTGACGCCCCCTCGGCCGCCGACCTTCAAACAGACCTCAGCTAAACCGGCTTCTACCACACAGAAGGCCAGGACACCAGCAG CAGCAAAATCTTCATCAACTCCAGTCAGGCAAGGAGCTCTGAAGGCCAAGGAGTCCTCTGATTTTTCGGATATGCTGAACAATGCCGATTCCTTCAAACGTAAACCGAGAGTAGCTCACCATACCAAACCCAACACACCTCCAG AAGACCGAGGTCCACTGATGGAGATAAAGATTGGAGGAACCTTCCTGCCAGTGGAAGCAGCCTCTCAAAGCagagctgctccagctgcatcAACAGGAACGCCTAAacattcttctcttcctcccctccccaaaGATGTGGGTGTTGAGAAATACTCAGGACTGCGGCTCAG AAAACCACGCGTCTCGTCATGCGAGATGGACCGCAAGATGGCCGACCGGCGTCTGATCCGTCTGTCACAGGTGCCGGAGCGGTTGGCTCGAGAGAAGCTGGAGGACAGTGACTGGGTGACCTTTGCTGTGCTGGTCAACAAGGTTACACCACAAAGCAACAGCAGT GGCAAAACCTTCAGCATCTGGAAGCTGAGCGACCTCCATAACCTGgaagtgtttgtgtctctgctgctgtttggtgaAGTCCACAAAGAGCACTGGAAGACGGAGCCGGGCACCGTCCTCGGTCTCCTCAACCCGAACCCCATGAAGCAGAAGGAGGGGTACGACGGG GTGAGCCTGACCGTGGATCACCcacagaagctgctgctgatgggTGAAGCTCAGGACTACGGCAACTGCCAGGCCATGAAGAAGAACGGAGACCCCTGCTCTCAGATTGTCAACATG TTCGAATGCCAGTACTGTCAGTATCACGTCAAGGCCCAGTACAAACAGATGAGCTCGAAGAGGTCCGAGCTGCAGTCCGCGTTTTCCGGCAAAGCTCCCAACAAGTTCAAGGCGAAGGGCAGCAACCTGCGGGAGCGCCTGTGTCAGGACGGCTTCTACTACGGCGGCGTGTCGTCGGCCGCCTGCGCCACGTCCCT ATCGGTGGGCAAACCCAACAAACCCGTCCAGAAGACACTGGACAAGCTGTTTGTGAAGGGCTCCGCTCAGCATGTCAGTCAGGCCAAGAGGCTGG CCATGCGGTCCGGTGAAGTTGCAGGTTGTTCAAATGAATTTAAGAGCTTGATGTCGGCGCCGACTCCCGGAgctctgcagctgaagaagcACTTGGTACAGGGTGGCCAATCAG TCTCCAAAGATGCAAGTCCAGTTCAGTCGATCACAGCCTCGGACCTGCTGAAGCAGCAGAAACAGATGCAGCGGGAGTTTCTGCTGAATCGGCGGCGGAGGGCAGACGACGTCCAGAAGGGGGCGCTGCCGCACTCAGCTGGTCCCAGCCCCAACACGCCGTCCTCCTCGATGGGCCGGGAGGCTCTGATGTCCCCAAAAGCAGCCGCCGAGGTCCCAAGAGCCACGCAGAGCCCCGCGGCCCCCCACGGCCCCACCCTGGGCCGAGGCTTCTCCGAGGGTGAAGACATCCTCTTCTTCGAGAACAgcgctccgccgccgccgcctgcccCCGCCGCGCTCAGCCTATCGGGCGCCAAGCTGACCGCTCTGAAGAAGCTGAAAGCTAAAGGGACGGGGCTCGAAAAGGAAGACCCCAACGCtgtgaagagaaagaggagtACCGACGGCAAGATCAACGCCCGGGTCGAGAAGAATCTCACCTCTCCCAATG GCGGACAGTCCGGTAACGACGAAGAGGAACCGGCGCTGAAGAGGAAGCGAGAACAGCTGCGCTACATCCAGTCAGAGGAGTTTCAGAAGATCCTCAACGCCAAgtcccgccacgacgccgcactGCAGGCG gcagAGTACCAGCTGCAGGAGAGCTACTTCGATCCGCGTGTGAAGaaggagcagatggaggagaagatgaaggccATCAGAGAGATGAAGTGTCGTGCTGTTACTTGTAAAAAG TGCAGTTACACCTACTTCAAGCCGGCAGACCGTTGTGTGGAGGAGAATCATAACCTGCGGTGGCACGATGCCACCAAACGTTTCTTCAAATGTCCCTGTGGACAGAGGGCCATCGCGCTGGACCGACTGCCCAACAAAACCTGCGG TAACTGCGGCCTGTTTAAATGGGAGCGCGATGGGATGCTGCAG gagAAAAAGGGACCAAAGATCGCCGGGGAGCTCCTGCAGCCTCGAGGAGAGGAGCACGGCAAGTTCCTCAACAGCATGAAGTGA